A single genomic interval of Bradyrhizobium japonicum USDA 6 harbors:
- a CDS encoding FMN-dependent NADH-azoreductase, translating to MAKLLHLSCSPRADSESSAGARVFLDGFRRARPDWDIDVVDLWRERLPEFAGPIVEAKYARMKAQPFNDAQRDSFAEAERMALRFSLADRVLISTPMWNFSIPYKLKQWFDVIVQPGLTFRFDPSLGYLPLLKDRPTTVILASGSDFATGMNRGRIDMATPYLREILRFIGISNVRFVPIGPTTGPQQPIEAARERAHLQLAAMAANF from the coding sequence GTGGCAAAGCTTCTGCACCTCTCTTGCTCGCCCCGTGCCGACTCCGAGTCGAGCGCCGGCGCGCGCGTCTTTCTTGACGGGTTTCGGCGGGCCCGTCCGGACTGGGATATCGACGTCGTGGATCTCTGGCGCGAGCGGCTGCCGGAATTTGCAGGTCCCATCGTCGAGGCCAAATATGCGCGCATGAAGGCGCAGCCGTTCAACGACGCGCAGCGCGACAGCTTTGCCGAGGCCGAGCGGATGGCGCTGCGGTTTTCACTGGCCGATCGGGTGCTGATCTCGACGCCGATGTGGAACTTCAGCATTCCCTACAAGCTCAAACAATGGTTCGACGTCATCGTCCAGCCCGGGCTCACCTTTCGGTTCGACCCCTCCCTGGGATATCTCCCGCTGCTGAAGGACCGGCCAACCACGGTGATTCTCGCCAGTGGCAGCGATTTCGCCACCGGAATGAACCGCGGGCGCATCGACATGGCAACGCCTTACCTGCGGGAAATTTTGCGCTTTATCGGCATCAGCAATGTCCGTTTCGTGCCGATCGGGCCAACCACCGGACCGCAACAGCCCATCGAGGCTGCCCGCGAAAGAGCCCATCTGCAGCTCGCCGCAATGGCAGCGAACTTCTGA
- a CDS encoding LacI family DNA-binding transcriptional regulator, with product MTAGSTQPAVRATLEDVARAAGVSLATVDRVVNRREGVRAKTVARVEAAVAKLGYRGDVAAARLARGQTFRFAFVLPSGSNSFMTNLAEQVQRTADWLAGHRGFIDILHVDVFDPDVLAGALENLSPAYQGVAVIALDHPRVRAAIDELAARGVAVVTLVSDAPSSRRLHYVGIDNPAAGRTAATLIGRFLAGREGKVAVIAGSLSLRDHTERQFGFHQILSSEYPNLLALPVIEGRDDSERTRELTAALLARHADLRGIYCCGAGNRGIANALEASGRAREVVWITHELTQYTRRFLVRGTLDAIINQDPGHEARSAARVLLAHCSGEPISPDQERIRIDIFLRDNLP from the coding sequence ATGACAGCCGGTTCGACGCAGCCGGCGGTTCGCGCCACGCTGGAGGACGTCGCGCGTGCGGCGGGCGTTTCGCTCGCAACCGTCGACCGCGTCGTGAACCGGCGCGAGGGCGTGCGCGCCAAGACCGTTGCACGTGTCGAGGCCGCGGTGGCAAAACTCGGCTATCGGGGCGACGTCGCGGCCGCGCGCCTCGCCCGCGGGCAGACGTTCCGCTTTGCCTTCGTGCTGCCGAGCGGCAGCAACAGCTTCATGACCAACCTTGCCGAGCAGGTCCAGCGCACCGCGGACTGGCTCGCCGGCCACCGCGGCTTCATCGATATCCTCCATGTCGACGTGTTCGATCCGGATGTGCTCGCCGGTGCGCTGGAAAACCTGTCGCCGGCTTATCAGGGCGTCGCCGTCATCGCGCTGGACCATCCCAGGGTGCGCGCCGCGATCGACGAGCTCGCCGCGCGCGGGGTCGCCGTGGTGACCCTTGTGTCGGACGCGCCGAGTTCGCGGCGGCTCCATTATGTCGGTATCGACAACCCCGCCGCGGGGCGAACTGCGGCGACGCTGATCGGACGTTTCCTCGCCGGCCGCGAGGGGAAGGTTGCCGTGATCGCGGGATCGTTGTCGTTGCGCGATCACACCGAGCGGCAGTTCGGCTTCCACCAGATCCTGTCCAGCGAGTATCCGAACCTGCTCGCGCTGCCGGTGATCGAAGGCCGCGACGACAGCGAGCGCACCCGGGAGCTCACGGCCGCGCTGCTGGCGCGCCACGCCGATCTCCGCGGCATCTACTGCTGCGGCGCCGGGAACCGCGGCATCGCCAATGCGCTGGAGGCCTCGGGCCGCGCGCGTGAGGTGGTCTGGATCACGCACGAGCTGACCCAGTATACGCGACGTTTCCTGGTCCGCGGCACGCTCGATGCCATCATCAACCAGGATCCCGGTCACGAGGCGCGGTCTGCTGCGCGAGTTCTGCTCGCGCATTGTTCGGGTGAGCCCATCAGCCCAGACCAGGAGCGCATCCGCATCGATATTTTTCTGCGGGACAACCTGCCGTGA